The DNA window CAGTATTCGTCGTACTACTCAAACTCCATAGGAGATGTCTGGTCTTGCTAATGTAAGGTGGATTAAACTACCTTGTCGATACATTGCTCTATCTTGCAAGTCTTGCCCAACATGAGCACAAAACTTAGCATTAGCTTCCATAGGTGTTGATATGGGCTTGCACTCGAGCATTCCAAATCTTTGTAGCAAATCTATAGCATACTTTTGCTGACAGAGAAATAAACCTTCCTCAGTTCGATTAACTTCTAATCCAAGAAAGTGTTTTAATTCTCCAAGCTCATTCATTTGGAAGCGAACTAACAAATTCTTCTTTGTTTGACGAATCTGCTTCATCATGGCCAATAATGATGAGGTCATCGACATATACTAGAACAACTACAATCTTTTCTTCCCTTACTTTGAAAAATAAGCTTGAATCTGGATGTACCATGACATAACCACTCTCCACTAAGAACTCAGCAATCTTGATGTATTATGCTCTTAGAGCCTGCTTCAAATCATAGAACGCTTTTTTCAGTTTACAAATATAATTTGGATAAGCTCTATCCTCAAATCTTCTTGATTGCACCATGTAAATCTCTTGATCTAGTTCTCCATATAGAAAGACGTTCTTCACATTCATTTTCCATAGCTTCCTGTCTTTACTGGCTGCAAGTACTAACAGAACTGTTacgatattttgcacacgcaagtgtacgtatcgtttcaagtagtaaaactcaccaagagtgaggtcgatcccacagggagtgtagttaagtacgttaaaattaaacttttacttctatttggttaaataaaaataaagaaagaattaaaaataagaaactagtaagaaacaattattcaagagaattgaaagttaataaaaactagggcttcgacttcaattgtttctattgaatatggcctaatatgattattttcctaatgttaatttctatgcaatagcaggtttactaaggtaatttatggtcttctcaaatatataaatctcaattacatgcaaactttctactctcgtgataaatttaacatgcaacaggcattaaacatagaaatatcgaaattcagttctattttactatagcatattcgacactcacttctcagatctcgcatcaaactcatagacagataattggtgatcaagcaattaaaagtaattaagcacaaataaaatagaatacatagaaattagggggaaaataaatcatattaaaaccataaacaatgttaaacaatctccatctaaccctaattaaatgtttagctactcatgtttatgagagcacaatcacacatattaacttttagaaaagagatgaaaatagagaagagaagaatgctgaaaaccctctgaagaatgcctctaatattgcagttgatctctccactttgcatatgtattctctttgtttttctctctgaaattgcttgctgaaatcaactcccttcttccctttatataggcattga is part of the Cannabis sativa cultivar Pink pepper isolate KNU-18-1 chromosome 5, ASM2916894v1, whole genome shotgun sequence genome and encodes:
- the LOC115717488 gene encoding uncharacterized mitochondrial protein AtMg00810-like; amino-acid sequence: MTSSLLAMMKQIRQTKKNLLVRFQMNELGELKHFLGLEVNRTEEGLFLCQQKYAIDLLQRFGMLECKPISTPMEANAKFCAHVGQDLQDRAMYRQGTLFYKKSDEIKIVGYCNADYAGDHDTR